One Malassezia restricta chromosome III, complete sequence DNA segment encodes these proteins:
- a CDS encoding YdiU domain protein produces MPPRFRPLSLPQVPLSQQLTSNLIPDPVTPDAKALISSPTSFPSLLRRSRIVRDGAHFSYVTPLPLPFPYEFPPYEQGEESEGVERFLSSYEPPNCREFAPARQHPPYPSARLVAFSPQAHAACVPHLNVGDTHEWIQQTSGKSVFSSGPLISADTSHLYGSGEDTSPATARQALSDWASGRAFHLHVAGSLDSQEPGGVGVQFLTREEDDVRNTQSALSQLYTRTSYGPWSLRYGGHQFGEWAGQLGDGRTVSLVETLHPDSGRRMEIQIKGAGRTPYSRFADGLATLKSSTREFLVSEYMAALGIPTSYSLCVVSLPDVPVLRETRTTAALNMRIAPSWLRIGNFQLHSIRNEWESVRVLGEYVARELYGWSDVIKGQGVSDAPRPPWALRLVKEAGVRNAKTFALWQVYGFMHGVINTDNISLLGDTIDYGPYAFMDAINEDEICNHSDVFGRYSYKMQPSMLVYAVDKLFEALAPLIGFEDLHERALRPGELLHSSAKERQAWADHAESYLDEVRALVQTSLLKAWAEAWANRLGVQDKDVDRIKYGLIDPFFRAFAGWDLSRSLRTMCDFPTYGGDVHSFAERIARDAATKAPHAASVSDLAAWLETYRAKLTDEGRPPSHVAMHMKRANPRFVLRNWTTDLVAEQLASSNDTKLLERVRAMCAAPFEAYDAPDDASLCEVGELLQSNTPSCSS; encoded by the coding sequence ATGCCACCACGATTTCGGCCGCTGTCTTTGCCACAGGTGCCACTGTCCCAGCAACTGACGAGCAACTTGATTCCCGACCCCGTCACACCAGATGCCAAAGCGTTGATCTCGAGTCCCACGTCATTCCCATCTCTTCTTCGGCGATCCCGCATTGTTCGCGACGGTGCCCACTTTTCGTATGTGACGCCCTTGCCGCTGCCCTTCCCGTATGAATTCCCGCCATATGAACAGGGCGAGGAATCTGAAGGCGTCGAAAGATTTTTGAGCAGTTATGAGCCTCCCAACTGCAGGGAATTTGCGCCTGCTCGCCAGCACCCACCGTACCCCTCAGCCAGATTGGTTGCGTTCTCGCCACAGGCTCATGCGGCGTGTGTGCCTCATCTGAACGTGGGTGACACACACGAGTGGATCCAGCAAACCTCTGGCAAGAGCGTGTTTAGCTCTGGCCCACTCATCAGCGCCGATACGTCGCACCTGTACGGCAGTGGCGAAGATACGAGTCCCGCCACAGCCAGGCAAGCCCTGAGCGACTGGGCTTCGGGTCGTGCGTTTCATCTACACGTCGCAGGCTCACTTGATTCTCAAGAACCAGGGGGTGTTGGTGTCCAATTTTTGACGCGCGAGGAAGACGATGTTCGAAACACGCAGAGCGCTCTATCGCAGCTGTATACGCGAACATCGTATGGGCCATGGTCGCTTCGCTACGGCGGTCACCAATTTGGCGAATGGGCCGGTCAGTTGGGCGATGGACGCACAGTGTCCCTCGTAGAGACGCTGCACCCTGACTCGGGCCGGCGTATGGAGATTCAAATCAAGGGTGCTGGACGCACGCCATACTCACGCTTTGCCGATGGACTCGCTACTCTTAAAAGCTCGACGCGTGAGTTTCTCGTGTCTGAATACATGGCCGCCCTAGGTATTCCTACGAGCTACTCGCTGTGCGTCGTATCACTCCCCGATGTACCTGTGTTGCGCGAGACACGCACGACTGCTGCACTGAATATGCGCATCGCCCCATCGTGGCTCCGCATCGGCAACTTCCAGCTGCACAGCATTCGCAACGAATGGGAAAGTGTGCGTGTTCTTGGTGAATACGTTGCACGCGAGCTCTACGGATGGTCAGATGTGATCAAGGGCCAAGGCGTATCAGACGCACCGCGCCCACCCTGGGCactgcgcctcgtcaagGAAGCAGGTGTGCGCAATGCCAAGACATTTGCGCTATGGCAGGTCTATGGATTTATGCATGGCGTGATCAATACAGATAATATTTCTCTCTTGGGCGACACGATCGATTATGGACCGTATGCGTTTATGGATGCTATCAACGAAGACGAAATTTGTAATCACTCTGATGTGTTTGGCAGGTACTCGTACAAGATGCAACCGTCTATGCTCGTGTATGCGGTGGACAAGTTATTCGAGGCGTTGGCGCCACTCATTGGATTCGAGGATCTGCATGAGCGAGCTCTGCGCCCCGGTGAATTGCTACACTCTTCCGCCAAGGAGCGCCAGGCATGGGCAGATCATGCGGAGTCCTACCTGGATGAAGTACGCGCACTTGTGCAGACTTCGCTCCTTAAGGCATGGGCAGAAGCCTGGGCTAATCGTCTAGGTGTACAGGACAAAGATGTCGACCGAATCAAGTACGGATTGATTGATCCCTTCTTCCGTGCCTTTGCTGGTTGGGACCTGTCACGTTCTTTGCGAACGATGTGCGATTTCCCCACATACGGGGGTGATGTGCATTCTTTTGCTGAACGGAttgcgcgagacgctgcgaCAAAGGCACCCCATGCAGCATCCGTGTCAGATCTGGCAGCATGGCTTGAGACATATCGCGCCAAGCTGACAGACGAGGGACGACCACCAAGCCATGTGGCCATGCACATGAAACGTGCGAATCCACGCTTTGTTCTGCGCAATTGGACCACGGACCTTGtggccgagcagcttgCTTCTTCCAACGACACCAAACTGCTGGAACGTGTGCGGGCTATGTGTGCTGCCCCCTTTGAAGCATATGATGCGCCTGACGATGCATCGCTGTGTGAGGTGGGAGAGCTTTTACAGTCTAACACGCCATCATGTTCTTCCTAA
- a CDS encoding phosphatidylinositol glycan, class M: MSPFRWTYVLLGLGLRIALLLWGEYQDSTATVPYTDVDYSVYNDGARLIWASCPLSETIDSPLYGDEEDLLNKPHLFEHVHCARGIVPAVSRFVLKNDPARPDAAEMEWDSAWTAFLHTSYALTRPLFRFLGSLGDPFERATYRYTPLLACALAPAHALPGDTWKWFGKLLFALADVGCAVLMWALLDERRAMHAHEAPGLAGASLTHLPGILWLLNPFPAQIATRGSADSLVGLIVLGFLYCLIRATPELSLIRSPEPNEPPKERHDAGELRVANTPCFYAAAFFMALAVHFKIYPIIYSPSVLAHLANYRQHALALLCGISKPRRQDVWRLGIEFGACAAFFYLVFMGLAWAIWGQPYIRHALLYHVVRQDHRHNFSVYFLPIYLSLDNVIGSGWTQWLYSPLLSFLPQFLTVSIAGFALGGLDLVLACAVQTVVFVAWNKVYTSQYFLWYLWFLPMVGVTMHFSSLAEIGCLVIIWVGAQALWLYHAYQLEFLAQDTFFALWLSSLVLLFVQLACTQCCLTAWVRWRRRQAIAIHKTQ; the protein is encoded by the coding sequence ATGTCGCCATTCCGATGGACGTATGTGTTGCTAGGACTTGGGTTGCGTATAGCACTGTTGCTTTGGGGCGAGTACCAGGATTCCACCGCAACGGTGCCGTACACGGATGTAGACTACTCCGTCTACAAtgatggcgcgcgcctgATATGGGCGTCGTGCCCGCTGTCAGAGACCATCGATTCGCCTCTGTACGGCGATGAAGAGGATCTTCTAAACAAGCCGCATCTTTTCGAACATGTACACTGTGCTCGCGGTATTGTGCCTGCGGTATCGCGCTTTGTGCTCAAAAATGACCCTGCGCGCCCGGATGCTGCTGAAATGGAGTGGGACTCGGCCTGGACTGCGTTTCTGCACACAAGTTACGCGTTAACTCGCCCATTGTTCCGATTTTTGGGATCGTTGGGTGATCCATTTGAGCGGGCTACGTATCGGTATACCCCGCTATTGGCCTGTGCGTTGGCTCCGGCTCATGCATTGCCCGGTGATACGTGGAAGTGGTTCGGCAAGCTACTCTTTGCGCTCGCTGACGTTGGCTGCGCTGTGCTGATGTGGGCTCTTCTCGATGAGcgacgtgccatgcatgctcACGAGGCCCCTGGTTTAGCAGGCGCTTCCCTTACGCATTTGCCTGGTATACTGTGGCTCTTGAATCCATTCCCCGCACAAATCGCCACGCGCGGTAGTGCAGACAGCTTGGTGGGCTTGATCGTGCTAGGTTTCTTGTATTGCCTGATTCGTGCGACGCCTGAACTGTCGCTGATTCGATCACCTGAGCCAAACGAGCCACCCAAAGAGCGACATGATGCCGGTGAGCTCCGGGTGGCCAATACGCCCTGCTTTTATGCCGCCGCCTTTTTTATGGCACTGGCCGTGCATTTCAAGATATACCCCATTATTTACAGTCCAAGTGTATTGGCTCACTTGGCCAATTATCGCCAACATGCATTGGCACTGCTATGCGGTATTTCCAAGCCGAGGCGCCAGGACGTGTGGCGTCTAGGGATTGAATTtggtgcatgtgctgcatTCTTCTATCTAGTGTTCATGGGTCTTGCTTGGGCTATTTGGGGACAGCCATACATCCGACATGCCTTGCTATACCATGTGGTGCGTCAAGATCATCGGCACAACTTTAGTGTATATTTCTTGCCGATCTATTTGTCACTAGACAACGTCATTGGATCAGGGTGGACACAATGGTTATACTCGCCGCTGCTAAGTTTTCTGCCGCAGTTTTTGACCGTCAGTATCGCAGGCTTCGCCCTAGGCGGCTTGGATCTAGTGTTGGCTTGCGCCGTGCAAACGGTCGTATTCGTGGCGTGGAATAAGGTCTATACAAGCCAGTACTTTTTGTGGTACTTATGGTTTCTTCCAATGGTCGGTGTCACGATGCACTTCTCTTCCTTGGCCGAAATCGGCTGCCTCGTGATCATATGGGTGGGTGCACAAGCTCTATGGTTGTACCACGCCTACCAGCTCGAATTTTTAGCTCAAGACACGTTCTTCGCTCTGTGGCTCAGCAGTCTGGTGCTCTTGTTTGTCCAACTCGCATGCACTCAGTGTTGTCTCACAGCATGGGTtcgatggcgtcgtcgtcaagCGATTGCTATACACAAGACACAATAA
- a CDS encoding magnesium transporter, which produces MSLPTHRYQDVPPETAPSPPKREERTNEDAQREHDLDAARLLSHSNTDPLWMNDGEAPMAAPLAAPLAGMKDIPSVAKRFYQQNAASSTSLDSQSHFIDHRNQSHSLSVNPNSPLAIRAAQGAESVHAQPDEQSKVHQRAAPALGNHPLVPLTAHADNVPPAWEPPVDNQELAQSTHTSDSRPLEDDVCFPAPNQVEQADDTDRRGPMGRETKKPGYPFTFDLSVLDAFANEEQEQHNGPGSWPHTSLSFGSPTSQEKRGSIGYTPFAGTGLTGGDATLYSRRPRRGQAAGLERGGGGKYQKKLAMFEGGHSVGRSPDAPLQSITSPSDKTDETAQPLLQGATQPAYNGATSSQWRVPPIARPQPMHRGPRSTVPIPGAVHDKPYRFSFYSNAMSSAIHARYLYELPGPGQTFEDLIRGVPAENDKLAEPKQPASNLPPGIPFIRGSNDYDPEINTWWLDVLCPTDQEMKTLARTFGIHPLTTEDILMEETREKIELFRNYYLVCFRSFDQDPYSPTYLEPLNMYIVVFREGTLSFHFRHTPHPHNVRRRIKQLKDYINVTADWISYALIDDITDAFAPLIQSIEFEVDSIDELVLILKEAEQSDMLRRIGTCRKKVMGLLRLMGNKADVIKGLAKRSNEYWSVAPKSDIGMYLSDIQDHLITMTQNLNHYEMILSRSHSNYLAQISIEMTDANNQINDVLSKLTALGTIIVPMNVITGLWGMNVQVPGQDIDNLNWFGGICTAMVIIAVTGYITTVRYLSNR; this is translated from the coding sequence ATGTCTTTGCCTACGCACCGGTATCAGGACGTCCCACCAGAAACTGCACCATCACCGCCCAAACGGGAAGAAAGAACAAACGAGGATGCACAGCGTGAGCACGATCttgatgcggcgcggctTCTCAGTCATTCGAATACAGACCCTCTTTGGATGAATGATGGCGAAGCACCGATGGCCGCGCCCCTTGCCGCACCCCTTGCTGGAATGAAAGATATACCAAGTGTGGCTAAGAGGTTTTACCAACAAAATGCAGCATCTTCTACTAGCCTGGATAGTCAGTCGCACTTCATTGACCACCGTAACCAGTCTCACTCGTTGTCTGTGAATCCCAACTCTCCACTGGCTATTCGTGCGGCGCAAGGCGCAGAGAGTGTGCATGCTCAACCAGATGAACAAAGTAAAGTACATCAAAGGGCAGCCCCAGCACTTGGAAACCACCCTCTCGTGCCTTTAACTGCTCACGCTGACAATGTACCTCCTGCATGGGAGCCACCGGTCGACAATCAGGAACTTGCCCAATCTACGCACACCAGTGATAGCCGTCCATTGGAAGATGATGTATGCTTTCCAGCTCCTAATCAAGTTGAGCAAGCTGATGATACTGACCGCCGTGGTCCTATGGGGCGGGAGACAAAAAAGCCGGGGTACCCCTTCACATTTGATCTTTCTGTGCTTGATGCGTTTGCGAACGAGGAACAAGAACAGCACAATGGGCCCGGATCTTGGCCTCACACGTCCCTGTCATTTGGTAGTCCAACATCACAAGAAAAACGAGGAAGCATTGGGTATACACCATTCGCTGGAACTGGCTTGACAGGCGGTGATGCCACGCTGTACAGTAGGCGGCCACGACGTGGACAAGCAGCTGGTCTCGAAAGAGGAGGAGGTGGAAAGTACCAGAAAAAGCTAGCCATGTTTGAGGGTGGCCATTCTGTAGGTCGCTCGCccgatgcgccgctgcagtCGATCACATCACCTTCGGACAAGACGGACGAGACTGCTCAACCCCTGCTTCAAGGAGCGACACAGCCAGCATATAATGGCGCGACAAGCTCACAGTGGCGCGTGCCTCCGATCGCAAGGCCGCAGCCCATGCATCGTGGTCCCCGTTCGACTGTACCTATCCCTGGCGCTGTACATGACAAGCCGTACCGTTTTAGTTTTTACTCGAATGCCATGTCCTCTGCCATTCATGCACGATATTTGTATGAATTACCCGGTCCAGGTCAGACATTCGAAGACCTTATTCGCGGTGTCCCCGCCGAGAATGACAAGCTAGCCGAACCCAAGCAACCTGCTTCCAATCTGCCACCTGGCATACCTTTCATCCGCGGCTCAAATGATTATGACCCTGAGATCAATACTTGGTGGCTCGATGTGCTGTGTCCCACTGACCAAGAAATGAAAACATTGGCACGCACTTTTGGCATCCATCCGCTGACAACGGAAGATATTCTCATGGAAGAGACTCGCGAGAAGATTGAACTGTTCCGCAACTACTACCTTGTCTGTTTCCGTTCGTTTGACCAGGACCCATACAGTCCGACATACCTGGAGCCGCTCAACATGTATATTGTGGTATTCCGCGAGGGCACGCTCTCTTTCCATTTCCGTCATACACCACACCCACACAACGTTCGTCGCCGCATCAAGCAGCTGAAAGACTACATTAATGTGACGGCTGACTGGATTTCATATGCGCTCATTGACGATATAACAGATGCATTTGCGCCACTCATTCAGAGCATCGAGTTCGAGGTCGACAGCATCGATGAACTGGTCCTTATTTTAAAGGAGGCAGAGCAGTCTGATATGCTTCGACGTATCGGTACATGCCGCAAAAAGGTCATGGGTCTGCTGCGTCTTATGGGCAACAAGGCTGATGTCATCAAGGGTCTGGCCAAGCGATCTAATGAATACTGGTCAGTCGCACCCAAGTCGGATATCGGCATGTATTTGTCGGACATTCAAGACCATTTGATCACCATGACACAGAACTTGAACCACTATGAAATGATCCtgtcgcgctcgcacaGCAATTATCTTGCTCAAATTAGTATTGAGATGACGGACGCCAACAACCAAATCAATGACGTGCTGAGCAAATTAACGGCCCTGGGTACTATCATTGTTCCTATGAACGTCATTACTGGTCTTTGGGGTATGAACGTGCAGGTGCCGGGTCAGGACATTGACAATCTCAACTGGTTTGGTGGCATTTGCACAGCGATGGTCATTATCGCCGTCACGGGCTACATCACGACCGTGCGCTACCTTAGCAATCGCTAG
- a CDS encoding SUR7/PalI family protein, which produces MRILGAVYGQILLFCATGLVILANVGQLTGNMVARNIRLFSVQPYNDFENGKGTTSKYDYPIGQNNGIRPLYAWGLYNYCGGSTDYEVLRCSPSKFGFTFNIVQAVADDIPANISNINLPAIENQSSITNYTRAAFYLLFVGTILVGVAFLVSLLFHPAALSLASILTFLGFAVLVCGASIDTYFINQLKNHTLGIQSSMIEFGNALWMFWAAVGAALFAMPGLIGGAAAGHADTPY; this is translated from the coding sequence ATGCGGATACTCGGTGCTGTTTATGGACAGATCCTATTATTCTGCGCGACAGGGCTGGTGATCCTTGCGAACGTGGGACAGCTAACAGGTAACATGGTGGCGCGTAACATTCGACTGTTTTCTGTCCAGCCTTACAATGATTTCGAGAATGGCAAAGGTACAACGAGCAAGTACGATTATCCTATCGGCCAAAACAACGGTATACGCCCTTTGTATGCGTGGGGGTTGTACAACTACTGTGGTGGCTCGACAGACTACGAGGTTTTGCGTTGCTCGCCCTCCAAGTTTGGTTTCACATTCAACATTGTTCAAGCGGTTGCGGACGATATCCCTGCCAATATTAGCAATATTAACCTGCCAGCAATCGAGAACCAGTCGTCCATCACAAACTACACTAGGGCTGCATTCTATCTTCTTTTTGTCGGCACGATCCTTGTGGGCGTAGCCTTTCTTGTTTCATTGCTATTCCACCCGGCCGCTCTCTCATTGGCGTCTATCCTCACATTCCTTGGTTTTGCCGTGCTGGTATGCGGTGCCAGCATTGACACGTACTTCATCAATCAACTAAAGAACCACACTCTCGGTATCCAGTCATCGATGATTGAATTTGGCAATGCCCTTTGGATGTTCTGGGCCGCTGTCGGCGCGGCTTTGTTCGCCATGCCAGGACTTATtggtggcgctgctgctggtcACGCAGATACACCCTACTAA
- a CDS encoding acyl-CoA dehydrogenase — MSFLSSRSLAASKGFVSSNVRASLAPASARLFSKTAAAQNISFELSEDQQAYQELARKFTRENIIPVARHYDQTMEYPWDVIKKAHSVGLLNTHVPEKFGGPGLGLMECSLITEELAYGCTGIQTAIEANGLAEAPVLVAGNDEQKAKYLGRMTEEPLVASYGVTEPGAGSDVANISTRAEKRGDKWILNGTKMWITNGGHANWYFVLARTNPEERPHKALSGFIVDGDAPGVIRGKKEINMGQRCSDTRMITFEDVEVPEENLLGKPGDGFKIAMGAFDITRPLVASGAVGLAQRALYEATIYAKERKTMGKPIINHQAIAFMLADMQMAVESSRNLVWKACYTKDQGQRNSFYASMAKCLASRAAVSNADQAVQIYGGLGFNSESSVEKLYRDAKIFELYEGTSQIQRLIISRHLADLYNA, encoded by the coding sequence ATGTCGTTTCTCTCGTCGCGTTCGCTGGCCGCCTCCAAAGGCTTTGTGAGCTCCAATGTTCGGGCCTCCCTGGCGCCTGCTTCGGCTCGTCTTTTCTCGAAgactgctgctgctcaaaACATCAGCTTTGAGCTCTCGGAGGACCAGCAAGCCTATCAGGAGCTCGCTCGCAAGTTCACGCGCGAGAACATTATTCCTGTCGCTCGCCACTATGACCAGACCATGGAGTACCCATGGGATGTGATCAAGAAGGCTCACAGTGTTGGTCTTCTGAACACCCACGTCCCTGAGAAGTTCGGCGGTCCTGGTCTTGGCTTGATGGAGTGCTCGCTGATCACGGAGGAGCTCGCCTATGGCTGCACCGGTATTCAGACGGCTATCGAGGCCAATGGTCTTGCTGAGGCACCAGTCCTCGTGGCAGGTAATGATGAGCAGAAGGCCAAGTACCTTGGTCGTATGACCGAGGAGCCCCTGGTGGCTTCGTACGGTGTGACGGAGCCAGGTGCTGGCTCGGACGTGGCTAACATCTCGACTCGTGCGGAGAAGCGCGGCGATAAGTGGATCCTGAACGGAACCAAGATGTGGATCACGAACGGTGGTCATGCCAACTGGTACTTTGTGCTTGCACGCACGAACCCTGAGGAGCGTCCTCACAAGGCTCTTTCTGGCTTCATTGTGGATGGTGATGCTCCAGGTGTCATTCGCGGCAAGAAGGAAATTAACATGGGTCAGCGCTGCTCGGATACCCGTATGATCACGTTCGAGGATGTTGAGGTTCCTGAGGAAAACTTGCTCGGTAAGCCTGGTGATGGTTTCAAGATTGCCATGGGTGCTTTTGACATCACCCGTCCTCTTGTGGCATCGGGTGCCGTTGGTCTCGCTCAGCGCGCCCTGTATGAGGCCACCATTTACGCGAAGGAGCGCAAGACGATGGGTAAGCCTATCATCAACCATCAGGCCATTGCCTTTATGCTCGCCGACATGCAGATGGCTGTCGAGTCGTCGCGTAACCTCGTGTGGAAGGCTTGCTACACTAAGGACCAGGGTCAGCGCAACAGTTTCTACGCTAGTATGGCCAAGTGCCTGgcttcgcgcgccgctgtgTCGAATGCCGACCAGGCTGTCCAGATCTACGGTGGTCTCGGCTTCAACTCAGAAAGCTCTGTCGAGAAGCTGTACCGTGACGCCAAGATCTTTGAGCTCTACGAGGGTACCTCGCAGATCCAGCGTCTTATCATTTCGCGCCACCTCGCTGACTTGTACAACGCCTAA
- a CDS encoding CBS PB1 domain protein → MSATPSYRNSPHSSDTRKRQSRRDEAIRKRIEAELSRKSGKPSTPQHGRRRNPIQAGTVSALRPLPALTVPHTMSITDASQLCAAKRTDCVLVVDNEEHLAGIFTAKDLAYRIVASGVDARMTPVSAIMTTSPLVTRDTTSATEALSMMVSRGFRHLPVCNEDGDVVGLLDIAKVFYEALEKLERAHGSSQKLYHALEGVQNEWGGGPQQAMMQYVQTLRERMSMPDLSTILDSRTIPCTVGVRTTVRDAARLMKEHRTTAVCVMENAPSPQGERGITSGKIAGIFTSKDVVLRVIAAGLDPERCSVVRVMTPHPDTGTPSLSIQEALRKMHDGRYLNLPVVDVDGRLVGVVDVLKLTYATLEQINSMSNGDDSDGGPMWNRFWNSFGQGAGSAFGEESASGVSSSQRMGTDSLMSPTGGAVDISSDVHPNDSASGVGEGGSALDVPASSETDDGTYLFKFVTPSGRVHRFQARYDSFETIHEIVLIKLAGDPFFSSVPVSHSAPAEPIRSDVDDEDRLPLHIFTPPMPSAPQANPPDVKDFTLAYKDDDDDLVLITTDSDVMDSVKVARHQCRDRVLLVLQGGRTWDEAVAKQGVHGGHATVSFATAANRQRQRDMADVQARSVQSSEDREKGQGSPPTDALFGIIPRDMALPAAIGFASFAGVVAACIVKFGRP, encoded by the coding sequence ATGAGTGCGACTCCGTCGTACCGCAACTCGCCCCACAGCAGCGATACACGAAAGCGCCAGTCGCGCCGTGATGAGGCGATTCGTAAACGCATAGAAGCCGAGCTGAGCCGCAAGTCGGGCAAACCCTCGACGCCGCAGCATGGACGGCGACGGAATCCAATTCAGGCCGGCACCGTGTCGGCCCTGCGCCCCCTGCCAGCCCTCACTGTGCCGCATACCATGAGCATCACGGATGCTAGTCAGCTTTGTGCAGCGAAGCGCACAGACTGCGTGTTGGTGGTAGACAATGAAGAACACTTGGCAGGTATCTTCACGGCCAAGGACCTCGCTTATCGGATTGTAGCCAGTGGtgtcgacgcgcgcatgaCCCCTGTGAGTGCCATCATGACGACTTCGCCTCTAGTCACACGCGATACGACGTCAGCTACCGAGGCACTGAGCATGATGGTCTCCCGCGGCTTCCGCCATCTGCCGGTATGCAACGAGGACGGCGATGTGGTGGGTCTGCTCGATATTGCCAAGGTATTTTACGAAGCACTAGAAAAGCTAGAACGTGCCCATGGATCGTCGCAGAAGCTGTATCATGCCTTGGAAGGTGTGCAAAACGAGTGGGGCGGTGGTCCACAGCAGGCAATGATGCAGTACGTCCAAACGCTTCGTGAGCGGATGAGCATGCCGGACCTGTCAACGATACTCGATTCGCGTACCATACCGTGCACGGTGGGCGTGCGTACGACTGTGCgtgacgcagctcgtctCATGAAGGAGCATcggacgacggcggtgTGTGTGATGGAGAATGCACCAAGTCCTCAAGGTGAACGAGGCATCACATCAGGCAAGATTGCTGGTATTTTCACATCAAAGGACGTGGTGCTGCGTGTGATTGCCGCTGGCCTGGACCCTGAACGCTGCAGCGTCGTACGAGTGATGACGCCTCATCCCGACACAGGAACGCCATCGCTTTCGATCCAGGAGGCGCTCCGCAAGATGCACGATGGCCGCTATTTGAACCTGCCAGTGGTCGATGTCGATGGGCGTCTTGTGGGCGTTGTGGATGTGCTCAAGTTGACGTATGCCACGCTCGAACAAATCAACAGCATGAGCAATGGTGATGACAGCGATGGTGGCCCCATGTGGAATCGCTTCTGGAACAGCTTTGGCCAGGGCGCAGGCAGTGCTTTCGGTGAAGAGTCTGCCAGCGGTGTGAGTAGCTCCCAGCGAATGGGCACCGATTCGCTCATGTCACcgacaggcggcgctgtggatATCAGCTCGGATGTGCACCCGAACGACAGTGCGAGTGGTGTGGGTGAGGGCGGTTCCGCATTGGATGTACCGGCATCATCAGAGACGGATGATGGTACATATCTATTCAAATTTGTGACGCCCAGTGGTCGTGTGCATCGGTTCCAGGCACGCTACGACTCGTTCGAGACCATCCATGAAATTGTATTGATCAAGTTAGCGGGAGACCCTTTCTTCTCCAGCGTGCCCGTTTCGCACAGCGCGCCTGCTGAACCCATTCGGTCAgacgtggacgacgaagacCGCTTGCCGCTGCATATCTTCACACCCCCTATGCCATCGGCCCCTCAAGCGAATCCACCTGATGTAAAGGACTTTACACTTGCATACaaggatgacgacgatgatcTCGTGCTGATTACGACGGACAGCGATGTCATGGACTCGGTAAAAGTGGCACGTCACCAGTGCCGCGACCGTGTGCTGCTTGTTCTGCAAGGAGGAAGGACATGGGACGAGGCTGTGGCAAAGCAAGGCGTGCACGGCGGTCACGCCACTGTTTCGTTTGCCACAGCGGCCAatcgccagcgccagcgcgaTATGGCTGATGTTCAAGCGCGCAGTGTGCAGAGTTCCGAGGACAGGGAAAAAGGACAGGGCTCTCCGCCTACAGACGCTCTCTTTGGTATCATACCTCGTGATATGGCCCTTCCTGCCGCCATTGGTTTCGCTAGTTTCGCTGGTGTTGTGGCCGCTTGTATCGTCAAGTTTGGCCGCCCCTAA